A region from the bacterium BMS3Abin08 genome encodes:
- the mutS2 gene encoding endonuclease MutS2 — MDKHTIEVLEYDKVLRMASSFAVTAPGRREVFQKHPVSDYVEISKNIDLISECRRLLSEGLSSGVEHFEDLSSLLKRIVPSDSGLEPMELRAFLPFLSSAINLRELNESISLPALNGLLGQIRAHPGIKKTILGAIDREGHILDQASPELKEIRGKMKSLYRKIKSRLEDLLKTKALSPHIRDFFLTERNGRWVIPVKRDSKGHIPGVVHDISNTGETLFVEPYEIQQVGNELESYRAEEKVEELRILRSLTGMLRSSLDEIQRDYETVIYADVLFAMSGFADSMDMSPPEINTRGYVKIIQGRHPLLWQALRKADRGEELVPLDFELGRENTCMVITGSNTGGKTLTLKTVGILSLMALTGMHVPANSGTSLPILNSILADIGDEQSIEENLSTFSAHILRISDILNVSTGNTLVIIDELGTGTDPEEGGAIACAILKRLREKRVLTVVSTHLGILKAFAHAEEGIVNGAMEMTEIQTEGAAIYKPSYRLKIGEPGRSHAFEIARRYGMPPDIITDARNFLKDEGLSMEALMEELREGKARLKAELMETGIIKKEILNLRDSLTEEISRIREMRKEIRLKALKDADGLLRRTKTQARNILKMLKDNAAEKKSGALKEIDTRLLEIKKRQAPLSRKEPIPLNEIEEGMKVYIDTFGISGIIQSVNRKSKRCRVKTGAHEIEVAVDALSATGKHEAGEEQAVHTDGSSAQTKTRPADFFPEREIPPELNLIGKRVDPAISTLERYLNDASIIGVPSVKIIHGIGTGSLSRAIRDHLKSHPLVKDFHRGVEEEGGDAVTIVRF; from the coding sequence ATGGATAAGCATACCATCGAGGTACTGGAGTACGACAAGGTCCTGAGGATGGCATCCTCCTTTGCCGTCACAGCTCCGGGCAGGAGGGAAGTATTTCAGAAACACCCCGTTTCCGACTACGTTGAGATCTCAAAAAACATAGACCTCATATCTGAGTGCCGGAGGCTGCTCTCAGAGGGTTTATCATCAGGGGTTGAGCACTTCGAGGACCTCTCTTCCCTGTTGAAGAGGATCGTCCCCTCGGATTCAGGCCTTGAACCCATGGAGCTACGGGCCTTTCTGCCCTTTCTCTCATCGGCAATAAACCTGAGGGAATTAAATGAATCCATCTCACTCCCCGCCCTTAACGGTCTCCTCGGGCAGATCAGGGCACATCCCGGGATAAAGAAGACGATCCTCGGGGCGATTGACAGGGAGGGACACATCCTTGATCAGGCATCCCCTGAACTCAAGGAGATAAGAGGGAAAATGAAATCCCTCTACAGGAAAATAAAATCAAGGCTCGAGGATCTGTTAAAGACAAAGGCACTCTCTCCCCACATCCGGGACTTCTTCCTGACCGAGAGGAACGGCAGGTGGGTAATACCCGTCAAGAGGGACTCAAAGGGACATATTCCGGGTGTGGTTCATGACATCTCAAACACCGGTGAGACCCTTTTTGTTGAACCCTACGAGATACAGCAGGTTGGTAACGAGCTTGAATCATACAGGGCAGAGGAGAAGGTTGAAGAACTAAGGATACTCAGGTCCCTGACCGGCATGCTGAGGTCTTCACTCGATGAGATTCAGAGAGACTATGAAACGGTTATTTATGCAGACGTGCTCTTTGCCATGTCCGGCTTTGCCGACTCAATGGACATGTCACCTCCCGAAATAAACACCAGGGGTTATGTAAAGATTATACAGGGAAGACATCCCCTTCTATGGCAGGCCCTCAGAAAGGCAGACCGCGGGGAGGAACTCGTACCCCTTGACTTCGAACTCGGAAGGGAAAACACCTGCATGGTTATAACCGGGTCCAATACGGGAGGCAAGACACTTACCCTCAAGACGGTGGGAATACTGAGCCTCATGGCCCTTACCGGAATGCATGTTCCTGCAAACTCAGGGACATCACTCCCGATACTAAACAGTATACTTGCCGACATAGGTGACGAACAGTCCATAGAAGAGAACCTCTCCACATTCTCAGCCCACATTCTCAGGATTTCCGATATCCTGAACGTAAGCACGGGCAATACACTCGTAATCATAGATGAGCTCGGAACAGGAACCGATCCCGAAGAAGGGGGGGCGATTGCATGCGCGATCCTTAAAAGGCTCAGGGAGAAAAGGGTCCTGACCGTTGTATCCACACATCTCGGTATCCTTAAGGCCTTTGCCCACGCTGAGGAGGGCATTGTAAACGGTGCAATGGAGATGACCGAGATACAGACGGAAGGGGCTGCGATATACAAACCCTCTTACAGACTTAAAATCGGCGAGCCCGGCAGGTCCCATGCCTTTGAGATAGCCCGGAGATATGGCATGCCCCCGGATATCATCACTGACGCTCGGAATTTTTTGAAAGATGAGGGGTTGAGCATGGAGGCACTCATGGAAGAGCTGAGAGAGGGGAAGGCCCGGCTAAAAGCAGAACTGATGGAAACAGGCATCATTAAAAAGGAGATCCTGAACCTCCGTGACTCCCTGACAGAGGAAATATCCCGCATCAGGGAGATGAGGAAGGAGATAAGGCTTAAGGCCCTTAAAGACGCAGACGGGCTCCTGAGAAGGACAAAAACACAGGCAAGGAATATCTTGAAGATGCTTAAGGACAACGCCGCTGAAAAAAAATCAGGCGCACTGAAAGAGATCGACACCAGGCTCCTTGAGATCAAGAAGAGACAGGCCCCCCTTTCCCGGAAGGAGCCCATCCCGCTGAATGAGATAGAAGAAGGGATGAAGGTTTATATTGACACCTTTGGTATCAGCGGCATCATCCAGTCGGTCAACAGAAAGAGCAAAAGATGCAGGGTAAAGACCGGCGCACATGAGATAGAAGTGGCCGTGGATGCACTCTCTGCAACCGGGAAACACGAGGCAGGAGAAGAACAGGCCGTCCACACAGACGGCTCTTCAGCGCAGACGAAAACAAGGCCCGCAGATTTCTTCCCAGAGAGAGAGATACCTCCGGAACTTAACCTCATAGGGAAGAGGGTGGATCCTGCCATATCAACCCTTGAGAGGTACCTCAATGACGCCTCTATCATCGGGGTGCCGTCCGTGAAGATCATACACGGCATAGGAACGGGCAGCCTCTCCAGGGCCATCCGGGATCACCTCAAATCACATCCCCTCGTAAAGGACTTCCACAGAGGAGTTGAAGAGGAGGGTGGTGACGCCGTAACCATAGTGCGTTTCTGA
- the pspA gene encoding phosphoserine phosphatase 1, translating into MEAARVTTIYLIRHGHTVDGDEERYKGHIDVELSEEGRRQVRELAKGLRSAEYLPDVIYSSDLIRARESAAIIGREFNLGTLIREGLRERGFGVWEGMSFEEIASGYPDEFKKWKEDPLNFSPPGGESTLEVHIRVRRVLRGVLDRHEGETVFLVSHGGVNRVLLAHLMGLPLENIFRIEQDYGCVNRIRFFEDGFSLIMLVNGIFYSKRSNKNRIIQR; encoded by the coding sequence ATGGAGGCGGCCCGGGTTACAACCATATATCTAATACGGCATGGCCACACAGTGGACGGCGATGAAGAACGTTACAAGGGTCACATTGACGTGGAACTCTCTGAAGAGGGACGAAGGCAGGTTCGTGAGCTTGCAAAAGGGCTCAGATCAGCGGAGTATCTGCCGGATGTCATTTACAGTTCCGACCTTATCAGGGCAAGAGAGTCGGCTGCAATAATAGGAAGGGAGTTCAATTTAGGGACACTGATCCGGGAGGGCCTGAGGGAGCGGGGCTTCGGGGTATGGGAAGGTATGAGCTTTGAGGAGATTGCCTCGGGATATCCTGATGAATTTAAAAAGTGGAAAGAGGATCCCCTGAACTTTAGTCCTCCGGGTGGTGAGAGTACCCTGGAGGTTCACATACGTGTAAGAAGGGTCCTAAGGGGGGTGTTGGACCGGCATGAGGGGGAGACGGTATTTCTTGTCTCCCATGGTGGTGTCAACAGGGTGCTGCTTGCGCACCTTATGGGCCTTCCACTCGAGAACATCTTCAGGATTGAGCAGGATTATGGCTGTGTTAATAGAATCAGGTTTTTTGAAGACGGATTTTCCCTTATAATGCTTGTAAATGGCATTTTTTACAGCAAGCGCAGTAATAAAAACCGGATAATCCAGCGGTAA
- the pleD_5 gene encoding response regulator PleD — MIEDIIYTTLNTKTLITVLIVLSAYVLGHLGGKRTVSRRHYVTQIDNPAINRKSSLEAVADRKVKDLKSEINRLSDVNTRYLRFIINFPGIVKNLYSTTDLKELTTTLTRLTRDIIPADLIEIYLFDRQRKILKKINNGSKKPWEVTYSIGEGLVGKAAEHRTIKVRGTNGNGIMGDSIQRKTTGVQVKDDERLWMASPIVFKDQIFGVISIGKVKNSSNNEKPLLKLISDIAGVTLINQSQLKGWQDEATTDPLTGLYNRRFFYRRCLSLAEISIREGTPLSFFIFDIDHFKHYNDTNGHPAGDRLLKELSRLILAITRKSSVAARFGGEEFIVMLPGISKDDAYIYAERTRTGISEHPFPFHRTQPLGFISISGGIATFPQDGDSIETVIKKADDALYEAKKNGRNSVVIHRDLAFTH; from the coding sequence ATGATTGAAGATATAATATACACTACACTAAACACGAAAACCCTCATCACTGTATTAATAGTTTTATCTGCCTATGTATTGGGTCACCTTGGAGGGAAACGCACCGTTTCAAGAAGGCATTACGTCACCCAGATCGACAACCCCGCTATAAACAGAAAAAGCTCGCTGGAAGCCGTTGCCGACCGGAAAGTAAAAGATCTCAAATCTGAAATTAACAGATTGAGTGATGTAAACACCCGCTATCTGAGATTCATTATTAATTTCCCGGGGATTGTAAAAAATCTCTATTCCACCACAGACCTCAAGGAACTTACAACCACCCTCACCCGGCTTACAAGAGATATCATCCCCGCGGACCTGATAGAGATTTACCTTTTCGACCGGCAGAGAAAGATCCTGAAAAAGATTAACAATGGAAGCAAAAAACCCTGGGAGGTAACATACTCAATAGGTGAAGGCCTTGTCGGAAAGGCCGCAGAACACAGGACTATAAAGGTCAGGGGAACAAATGGAAACGGGATTATGGGAGACTCCATCCAACGCAAAACAACCGGCGTACAGGTCAAAGACGATGAGAGGCTCTGGATGGCCTCCCCTATTGTTTTTAAGGATCAGATCTTTGGTGTTATTAGCATCGGAAAGGTCAAAAATTCCTCCAACAATGAAAAACCCCTCCTTAAACTGATTTCTGATATTGCCGGCGTTACACTCATAAACCAGAGCCAGTTGAAAGGATGGCAGGACGAAGCAACCACAGACCCCCTCACAGGTCTGTACAACCGCCGGTTCTTCTATCGCAGGTGCTTATCACTGGCGGAGATATCGATCCGAGAGGGGACGCCTCTTTCATTTTTCATCTTCGATATTGACCACTTCAAACATTACAATGACACCAACGGGCACCCCGCCGGAGACCGTCTTCTGAAAGAACTGAGCAGGCTGATTCTTGCAATCACCCGCAAGAGTTCTGTAGCAGCACGCTTCGGGGGAGAAGAATTCATTGTTATGCTACCTGGAATCTCCAAGGATGATGCCTACATTTATGCTGAACGCACAAGAACCGGGATCTCGGAGCACCCCTTTCCCTTCCACAGAACTCAACCCCTCGGGTTCATCTCGATCAGCGGAGGGATAGCCACATTTCCACAGGATGGCGACAGCATTGAGACGGTAATAAAAAAGGCGGACGACGCACTCTACGAGGCCAAAAAAAACGGCAGAAACAGTGTAGTCATACACAGGGACCTTGCCTTTACTCATTAA
- the crnA gene encoding creatinine amidohydrolase produces MNIEEITMEEFKKGLRRTRTLVIPFGTVEEHGKHLPLGTDTIIAVEVLRRVEERKEVFIAPPLHYGVCTSTKMHPGTITITPETLRRLAADIIRDAHLKGIRNFILVSGHGGGLHMNALKEVAEMLVDEHDVRIAVVSPYEILWKEIAGVAETENDSHAGEIETSLVLTLRPELVKGRSKEEYPKFPKPLVVRDKLKYWPGGVWGNPGKATPEKGERVIGIIVDKIVEIIEMVEK; encoded by the coding sequence ATGAATATTGAAGAAATCACCATGGAGGAGTTTAAAAAGGGGCTTCGCAGGACAAGGACCCTGGTCATACCTTTCGGTACCGTCGAGGAACACGGGAAACACCTGCCCCTGGGCACGGACACAATTATTGCAGTTGAGGTCCTCAGAAGGGTTGAAGAGAGGAAAGAGGTCTTCATTGCACCCCCCCTTCACTATGGGGTCTGCACCTCAACGAAGATGCATCCCGGCACAATCACGATCACGCCGGAGACCCTCAGGCGCCTTGCCGCGGACATCATCAGGGACGCCCATCTCAAGGGGATCAGGAACTTTATCCTCGTCTCCGGACACGGCGGCGGGCTTCATATGAATGCCCTTAAGGAGGTGGCGGAGATGCTGGTGGATGAGCACGATGTAAGGATTGCCGTTGTCTCACCCTATGAGATCCTCTGGAAGGAGATCGCGGGGGTCGCCGAAACGGAAAACGACTCGCATGCAGGAGAGATAGAGACCTCCCTGGTTCTTACCCTCAGGCCCGAACTCGTAAAGGGACGTTCAAAAGAGGAGTATCCTAAGTTTCCGAAGCCCCTCGTGGTGAGAGACAAGCTGAAGTACTGGCCTGGAGGGGTATGGGGCAATCCCGGCAAGGCAACCCCCGAGAAGGGCGAGCGGGTGATCGGGATCATCGTTGATAAAATAGTGGAGATTATTGAGATGGTTGAGAAATGA
- a CDS encoding nicotinamidase/pyrazinamidase — protein sequence MKQGIERFLIGKEDAVLVIIDIQERLARVMEERQRVIENCLHLIDLAELHGIPVIVTEQYPKGLGSTVDEIRSALKENRPLEKITFSCCDDRSFMDSLGSLKRGRIVLTGMETHVCVLQTCLGLLKEGYSVHVVSDAVTSRKAEDSNTGIEFMRDAGAVITCAETVLFQVLKVAGTEEFRAISRRIR from the coding sequence ATGAAACAAGGGATTGAGAGGTTTTTAATCGGGAAAGAGGATGCCGTTCTTGTAATCATTGACATCCAGGAGAGGCTCGCGCGCGTCATGGAGGAAAGGCAGCGGGTTATAGAGAACTGTCTCCATCTTATCGATCTGGCAGAATTGCACGGTATCCCGGTGATCGTTACCGAGCAGTATCCAAAGGGGCTCGGCAGCACCGTGGATGAGATCAGGTCGGCACTGAAGGAGAACCGTCCCCTTGAGAAAATAACCTTCAGTTGCTGTGATGATCGGTCATTCATGGACTCCCTCGGATCTCTAAAGAGGGGAAGGATTGTTCTCACCGGGATGGAGACTCACGTATGTGTGCTCCAGACCTGCCTGGGACTGCTTAAGGAGGGCTATTCGGTGCATGTTGTATCAGATGCCGTCACCTCGCGCAAGGCGGAGGACAGCAATACCGGCATTGAGTTCATGAGGGATGCCGGGGCCGTGATTACCTGTGCGGAGACCGTCCTCTTTCAGGTTCTGAAGGTTGCGGGGACAGAGGAGTTCAGGGCGATCTCCCGGAGGATAAGGTAA
- the tmk gene encoding thymidylate kinase gives MKGLFVTFEGIEGSGKTTIAKRISEHLNGEGHNAILTREPGGTEIGREIRRLLLDPENSGIHPVTELLLYFADRSEHVRKVISPALKRGDIIICDRFSDSTIAYQGFGRGIDIDMLNDLDRIARDGVKPDLTFVLDLDVRTGLGRNVLINKSDRFEMEEIAFHERVRNGYLRIAEQEPDRIRVIDALQPLDSVWEEIRVIIESYLDNAG, from the coding sequence ATGAAGGGGCTGTTTGTCACCTTTGAGGGAATTGAGGGTTCAGGTAAGACGACCATAGCCAAAAGGATCTCCGAGCACCTTAACGGAGAGGGACATAATGCAATATTGACACGCGAGCCCGGTGGCACGGAGATAGGCAGGGAGATCAGACGGCTTCTCCTTGACCCTGAAAACTCGGGGATCCACCCTGTTACCGAACTCCTGTTATATTTTGCCGACCGCTCGGAGCATGTTCGGAAGGTAATATCACCTGCACTTAAACGTGGTGATATTATTATATGTGACAGGTTCAGCGACTCAACCATCGCATACCAGGGCTTTGGAAGGGGTATAGATATTGATATGTTAAATGACCTTGACCGGATAGCAAGGGACGGCGTAAAACCAGACCTGACCTTTGTCCTTGATCTTGACGTCAGGACAGGGCTTGGAAGAAATGTGCTCATCAACAAGTCCGACCGGTTCGAGATGGAAGAGATCGCCTTTCATGAACGTGTAAGGAATGGGTATCTGAGGATTGCAGAGCAAGAACCTGACAGGATAAGGGTGATTGATGCCTTACAGCCCCTCGATTCAGTCTGGGAAGAGATCAGGGTTATCATTGAATCATATCTCGACAATGCCGGTTAA